From a region of the Arvicanthis niloticus isolate mArvNil1 chromosome 6, mArvNil1.pat.X, whole genome shotgun sequence genome:
- the Entr1 gene encoding endosome-associated-trafficking regulator 1 isoform X2, translating into MSGYARRQGAPPLSRTRSLVVPDAPAFYERRSCLPQLDCERPHGGDLHPHLFGFRPTFMCYVPSPVLASVGDTDFGYGKGKCTKQGPSGAHETRFGGDKLEDLEEANPFSFKEFLKTKNLSLSKEDTTTSRIYPKEASRHPLGLDHSPPASQPMGYGLEYQQPFFEDPTRASNLEEDEEDGWNRAYLPSAVEQTHSSRATQNSSPCGTYLSFFSNASELAGPESLPAWTLSDTDSRISPASPTGSPNADFAAHEESLGDRHLRTLQISYEALKDENSKLRRKLNEVQSFSETQTEMVRTLERKLEAKMIKEESDFHDLESVVQQVEQNLELMTKRAIKAENHVLKLKQEMNLLQAQLSNFKRENEALRSGQGASLTVVKQNTDVALQNLHVVMNSAHASIKQLVSGAETLNLVAEILKSIDRITEVKDEADS; encoded by the exons ATGTCGGGCTATGCGCGGCGGCAGGGCGCGCCCCCACTATCGCGGACGCGGAGCCTCGTGGTTCCCGACG CTCCTGCGTTCTATGAGCGCCGGTCTTGTCTCCCCCAGCTAGACTGTGAGCGCCCCCATGGCGGGGACCTGCACCCCCACCTCTTCGGCTTTCGGCCGACGTTTATGTGCTATGTGCCCAGCCCGGTGCTGGCTTCGGTAGGAGACACAG ATTTTGGCTATGGAAAGGGGAAATGTACTAAACAAGGTCCGTCGGGAGCCCATGAGACGCGCTTTGGAG GTGACAAACTTGAAGACCTTGAGGAAGCCAATCCATTCTCCTTCAAAGAGTTTTTGAAAACCAAGAACCTCAGCCTGTCAAAAGAAGACACAACCACCAGTCGGATTTACCCGAAG GAAGCCTCAAGGCACCCACTGGGACTGGACCACAGCCCCCCCGCCTCCCAGCCCATGGGATATGGCCTGGAATATCAGCAGCCATTTTTTGAAGACCCAACAAGAGCCAGCAACttagaggaggatgaagaagatggGTGGAATAGAGCCTACCTGCCATCTGCCGTGGAGCAGACTCATTCCTCTAGAGCTACACAGAATTCATCACCCTGTGGCACctacctttcctttttttccaacGCATCAGAGCTGGCAGGTCCCGAGTCTTTGCCCGCATGGACGCTGAGTGACACTGACTCCAGGATCTCTCCAGCGTCTCCCACTGGGAGTCCAAATGCAGACTTTGCAGCTCATGAAGAATCCCTAGGGGACAGACACCTGCGGACGCTGCAGATAAGTTACGAAGCA ctGAAAGATGAAAACTCTAAGCTCAGAAGAAAGCTAAATGAGGTTCAGAGCTTCTCTGAAACTCAAACAGAAAT GGTGAGGACGCTTGAACGGAAGCTGGAGGCGAAGATGATCAAGGAGGAGAGTGACTTCCATGACCTCGAGTCGGTAGTCCAGCAAGTCGAACAGAACCTCGAACTGATGACC AAACGGGCTATAAAAGCAGAAAATCATGTCTTGAAGCTGAAACAGGAAATGAATTTACTCCAG GCACAGCTCTCAAACTTCAAGCGAGAAAATGAAGCCCTTCGGTCAGGCCAGGGTGCCAGCCTTACCGTGGTGAAGCAGAACACCGATGTGGCCTTGCAGAACCTCCATGTTGTCATGAACAGTGCACATGCATCCATAAA GCAGCTGGTGTCTGGAGCAGAGACACTGAACCTTGTTGCTGAAATCCTCAAGTCTATCGACAGAATTACTGAGGTTAAAGATGAGGCAgactcctga
- the Entr1 gene encoding endosome-associated-trafficking regulator 1 isoform X1 encodes MSGYARRQGAPPLSRTRSLVVPDAPAFYERRSCLPQLDCERPHGGDLHPHLFGFRPTFMCYVPSPVLASVGDTDFGYGKGKCTKQGPSGAHETRFGGDKLEDLEEANPFSFKEFLKTKNLSLSKEDTTTSRIYPKEASRHPLGLDHSPPASQPMGYGLEYQQPFFEDPTRASNLEEDEEDGWNRAYLPSAVEQTHSSRATQNSSPCGTYLSFFSNASELAGPESLPAWTLSDTDSRISPASPTGSPNADFAAHEESLGDRHLRTLQISYEALKDENSKLRRKLNEVQSFSETQTEMVRTLERKLEAKMIKEESDFHDLESVVQQVEQNLELMTKRAIKAENHVLKLKQEMNLLQAQLSNFKRENEALRSGQGASLTVVKQNTDVALQNLHVVMNSAHASIKIIFNLFQRTFPLIDMDDDMTLNPASLPVILTPSRRLPQCSWCLEQRH; translated from the exons ATGTCGGGCTATGCGCGGCGGCAGGGCGCGCCCCCACTATCGCGGACGCGGAGCCTCGTGGTTCCCGACG CTCCTGCGTTCTATGAGCGCCGGTCTTGTCTCCCCCAGCTAGACTGTGAGCGCCCCCATGGCGGGGACCTGCACCCCCACCTCTTCGGCTTTCGGCCGACGTTTATGTGCTATGTGCCCAGCCCGGTGCTGGCTTCGGTAGGAGACACAG ATTTTGGCTATGGAAAGGGGAAATGTACTAAACAAGGTCCGTCGGGAGCCCATGAGACGCGCTTTGGAG GTGACAAACTTGAAGACCTTGAGGAAGCCAATCCATTCTCCTTCAAAGAGTTTTTGAAAACCAAGAACCTCAGCCTGTCAAAAGAAGACACAACCACCAGTCGGATTTACCCGAAG GAAGCCTCAAGGCACCCACTGGGACTGGACCACAGCCCCCCCGCCTCCCAGCCCATGGGATATGGCCTGGAATATCAGCAGCCATTTTTTGAAGACCCAACAAGAGCCAGCAACttagaggaggatgaagaagatggGTGGAATAGAGCCTACCTGCCATCTGCCGTGGAGCAGACTCATTCCTCTAGAGCTACACAGAATTCATCACCCTGTGGCACctacctttcctttttttccaacGCATCAGAGCTGGCAGGTCCCGAGTCTTTGCCCGCATGGACGCTGAGTGACACTGACTCCAGGATCTCTCCAGCGTCTCCCACTGGGAGTCCAAATGCAGACTTTGCAGCTCATGAAGAATCCCTAGGGGACAGACACCTGCGGACGCTGCAGATAAGTTACGAAGCA ctGAAAGATGAAAACTCTAAGCTCAGAAGAAAGCTAAATGAGGTTCAGAGCTTCTCTGAAACTCAAACAGAAAT GGTGAGGACGCTTGAACGGAAGCTGGAGGCGAAGATGATCAAGGAGGAGAGTGACTTCCATGACCTCGAGTCGGTAGTCCAGCAAGTCGAACAGAACCTCGAACTGATGACC AAACGGGCTATAAAAGCAGAAAATCATGTCTTGAAGCTGAAACAGGAAATGAATTTACTCCAG GCACAGCTCTCAAACTTCAAGCGAGAAAATGAAGCCCTTCGGTCAGGCCAGGGTGCCAGCCTTACCGTGGTGAAGCAGAACACCGATGTGGCCTTGCAGAACCTCCATGTTGTCATGAACAGTGCACATGCATCCATAAA gattatttttaaTCTGTTTCAGAGAACCTTCCCACTAATAGATATGGATGATGACATGACTCTGAATCCAGCTTCTTTACCTGTTATACTTACCCCATCCAGGAGACTGCCACAGT GCAGCTGGTGTCTGGAGCAGAGACACTGA
- the Entr1 gene encoding endosome-associated-trafficking regulator 1 isoform X6: MSGYARRQGAPPLSRTRSLVVPDDFGYGKGKCTKQGPSGAHETRFGGDKLEDLEEANPFSFKEFLKTKNLSLSKEDTTTSRIYPKEASRHPLGLDHSPPASQPMGYGLEYQQPFFEDPTRASNLEEDEEDGWNRAYLPSAVEQTHSSRATQNSSPCGTYLSFFSNASELAGPESLPAWTLSDTDSRISPASPTGSPNADFAAHEESLGDRHLRTLQISYEALKDENSKLRRKLNEVQSFSETQTEMVRTLERKLEAKMIKEESDFHDLESVVQQVEQNLELMTKRAIKAENHVLKLKQEMNLLQAQLSNFKRENEALRSGQGASLTVVKQNTDVALQNLHVVMNSAHASIKIIFNLFQRTFPLIDMDDDMTLNPASLPVILTPSRRLPQCSWCLEQRH; encoded by the exons ATGTCGGGCTATGCGCGGCGGCAGGGCGCGCCCCCACTATCGCGGACGCGGAGCCTCGTGGTTCCCGACG ATTTTGGCTATGGAAAGGGGAAATGTACTAAACAAGGTCCGTCGGGAGCCCATGAGACGCGCTTTGGAG GTGACAAACTTGAAGACCTTGAGGAAGCCAATCCATTCTCCTTCAAAGAGTTTTTGAAAACCAAGAACCTCAGCCTGTCAAAAGAAGACACAACCACCAGTCGGATTTACCCGAAG GAAGCCTCAAGGCACCCACTGGGACTGGACCACAGCCCCCCCGCCTCCCAGCCCATGGGATATGGCCTGGAATATCAGCAGCCATTTTTTGAAGACCCAACAAGAGCCAGCAACttagaggaggatgaagaagatggGTGGAATAGAGCCTACCTGCCATCTGCCGTGGAGCAGACTCATTCCTCTAGAGCTACACAGAATTCATCACCCTGTGGCACctacctttcctttttttccaacGCATCAGAGCTGGCAGGTCCCGAGTCTTTGCCCGCATGGACGCTGAGTGACACTGACTCCAGGATCTCTCCAGCGTCTCCCACTGGGAGTCCAAATGCAGACTTTGCAGCTCATGAAGAATCCCTAGGGGACAGACACCTGCGGACGCTGCAGATAAGTTACGAAGCA ctGAAAGATGAAAACTCTAAGCTCAGAAGAAAGCTAAATGAGGTTCAGAGCTTCTCTGAAACTCAAACAGAAAT GGTGAGGACGCTTGAACGGAAGCTGGAGGCGAAGATGATCAAGGAGGAGAGTGACTTCCATGACCTCGAGTCGGTAGTCCAGCAAGTCGAACAGAACCTCGAACTGATGACC AAACGGGCTATAAAAGCAGAAAATCATGTCTTGAAGCTGAAACAGGAAATGAATTTACTCCAG GCACAGCTCTCAAACTTCAAGCGAGAAAATGAAGCCCTTCGGTCAGGCCAGGGTGCCAGCCTTACCGTGGTGAAGCAGAACACCGATGTGGCCTTGCAGAACCTCCATGTTGTCATGAACAGTGCACATGCATCCATAAA gattatttttaaTCTGTTTCAGAGAACCTTCCCACTAATAGATATGGATGATGACATGACTCTGAATCCAGCTTCTTTACCTGTTATACTTACCCCATCCAGGAGACTGCCACAGT GCAGCTGGTGTCTGGAGCAGAGACACTGA
- the Entr1 gene encoding endosome-associated-trafficking regulator 1 isoform X4, protein MSGYARRQGAPPLSRTRSLVVPDAPAFYERRSCLPQLDCERPHGGDLHPHLFGFRPTFMCYVPSPVLASVGDTGDKLEDLEEANPFSFKEFLKTKNLSLSKEDTTTSRIYPKEASRHPLGLDHSPPASQPMGYGLEYQQPFFEDPTRASNLEEDEEDGWNRAYLPSAVEQTHSSRATQNSSPCGTYLSFFSNASELAGPESLPAWTLSDTDSRISPASPTGSPNADFAAHEESLGDRHLRTLQISYEALKDENSKLRRKLNEVQSFSETQTEMVRTLERKLEAKMIKEESDFHDLESVVQQVEQNLELMTKRAIKAENHVLKLKQEMNLLQAQLSNFKRENEALRSGQGASLTVVKQNTDVALQNLHVVMNSAHASIKIIFNLFQRTFPLIDMDDDMTLNPASLPVILTPSRRLPQCSWCLEQRH, encoded by the exons ATGTCGGGCTATGCGCGGCGGCAGGGCGCGCCCCCACTATCGCGGACGCGGAGCCTCGTGGTTCCCGACG CTCCTGCGTTCTATGAGCGCCGGTCTTGTCTCCCCCAGCTAGACTGTGAGCGCCCCCATGGCGGGGACCTGCACCCCCACCTCTTCGGCTTTCGGCCGACGTTTATGTGCTATGTGCCCAGCCCGGTGCTGGCTTCGGTAGGAGACACAG GTGACAAACTTGAAGACCTTGAGGAAGCCAATCCATTCTCCTTCAAAGAGTTTTTGAAAACCAAGAACCTCAGCCTGTCAAAAGAAGACACAACCACCAGTCGGATTTACCCGAAG GAAGCCTCAAGGCACCCACTGGGACTGGACCACAGCCCCCCCGCCTCCCAGCCCATGGGATATGGCCTGGAATATCAGCAGCCATTTTTTGAAGACCCAACAAGAGCCAGCAACttagaggaggatgaagaagatggGTGGAATAGAGCCTACCTGCCATCTGCCGTGGAGCAGACTCATTCCTCTAGAGCTACACAGAATTCATCACCCTGTGGCACctacctttcctttttttccaacGCATCAGAGCTGGCAGGTCCCGAGTCTTTGCCCGCATGGACGCTGAGTGACACTGACTCCAGGATCTCTCCAGCGTCTCCCACTGGGAGTCCAAATGCAGACTTTGCAGCTCATGAAGAATCCCTAGGGGACAGACACCTGCGGACGCTGCAGATAAGTTACGAAGCA ctGAAAGATGAAAACTCTAAGCTCAGAAGAAAGCTAAATGAGGTTCAGAGCTTCTCTGAAACTCAAACAGAAAT GGTGAGGACGCTTGAACGGAAGCTGGAGGCGAAGATGATCAAGGAGGAGAGTGACTTCCATGACCTCGAGTCGGTAGTCCAGCAAGTCGAACAGAACCTCGAACTGATGACC AAACGGGCTATAAAAGCAGAAAATCATGTCTTGAAGCTGAAACAGGAAATGAATTTACTCCAG GCACAGCTCTCAAACTTCAAGCGAGAAAATGAAGCCCTTCGGTCAGGCCAGGGTGCCAGCCTTACCGTGGTGAAGCAGAACACCGATGTGGCCTTGCAGAACCTCCATGTTGTCATGAACAGTGCACATGCATCCATAAA gattatttttaaTCTGTTTCAGAGAACCTTCCCACTAATAGATATGGATGATGACATGACTCTGAATCCAGCTTCTTTACCTGTTATACTTACCCCATCCAGGAGACTGCCACAGT GCAGCTGGTGTCTGGAGCAGAGACACTGA
- the Entr1 gene encoding endosome-associated-trafficking regulator 1 isoform X5, translated as MSGYARRQGAPPLSRTRSLVVPDAPAFYERRSCLPQLDCERPHGGDLHPHLFGFRPTFMCYVPSPVLASVGDTGDKLEDLEEANPFSFKEFLKTKNLSLSKEDTTTSRIYPKEASRHPLGLDHSPPASQPMGYGLEYQQPFFEDPTRASNLEEDEEDGWNRAYLPSAVEQTHSSRATQNSSPCGTYLSFFSNASELAGPESLPAWTLSDTDSRISPASPTGSPNADFAAHEESLGDRHLRTLQISYEALKDENSKLRRKLNEVQSFSETQTEMVRTLERKLEAKMIKEESDFHDLESVVQQVEQNLELMTKRAIKAENHVLKLKQEMNLLQAQLSNFKRENEALRSGQGASLTVVKQNTDVALQNLHVVMNSAHASIKQLVSGAETLNLVAEILKSIDRITEVKDEADS; from the exons ATGTCGGGCTATGCGCGGCGGCAGGGCGCGCCCCCACTATCGCGGACGCGGAGCCTCGTGGTTCCCGACG CTCCTGCGTTCTATGAGCGCCGGTCTTGTCTCCCCCAGCTAGACTGTGAGCGCCCCCATGGCGGGGACCTGCACCCCCACCTCTTCGGCTTTCGGCCGACGTTTATGTGCTATGTGCCCAGCCCGGTGCTGGCTTCGGTAGGAGACACAG GTGACAAACTTGAAGACCTTGAGGAAGCCAATCCATTCTCCTTCAAAGAGTTTTTGAAAACCAAGAACCTCAGCCTGTCAAAAGAAGACACAACCACCAGTCGGATTTACCCGAAG GAAGCCTCAAGGCACCCACTGGGACTGGACCACAGCCCCCCCGCCTCCCAGCCCATGGGATATGGCCTGGAATATCAGCAGCCATTTTTTGAAGACCCAACAAGAGCCAGCAACttagaggaggatgaagaagatggGTGGAATAGAGCCTACCTGCCATCTGCCGTGGAGCAGACTCATTCCTCTAGAGCTACACAGAATTCATCACCCTGTGGCACctacctttcctttttttccaacGCATCAGAGCTGGCAGGTCCCGAGTCTTTGCCCGCATGGACGCTGAGTGACACTGACTCCAGGATCTCTCCAGCGTCTCCCACTGGGAGTCCAAATGCAGACTTTGCAGCTCATGAAGAATCCCTAGGGGACAGACACCTGCGGACGCTGCAGATAAGTTACGAAGCA ctGAAAGATGAAAACTCTAAGCTCAGAAGAAAGCTAAATGAGGTTCAGAGCTTCTCTGAAACTCAAACAGAAAT GGTGAGGACGCTTGAACGGAAGCTGGAGGCGAAGATGATCAAGGAGGAGAGTGACTTCCATGACCTCGAGTCGGTAGTCCAGCAAGTCGAACAGAACCTCGAACTGATGACC AAACGGGCTATAAAAGCAGAAAATCATGTCTTGAAGCTGAAACAGGAAATGAATTTACTCCAG GCACAGCTCTCAAACTTCAAGCGAGAAAATGAAGCCCTTCGGTCAGGCCAGGGTGCCAGCCTTACCGTGGTGAAGCAGAACACCGATGTGGCCTTGCAGAACCTCCATGTTGTCATGAACAGTGCACATGCATCCATAAA GCAGCTGGTGTCTGGAGCAGAGACACTGAACCTTGTTGCTGAAATCCTCAAGTCTATCGACAGAATTACTGAGGTTAAAGATGAGGCAgactcctga
- the Entr1 gene encoding endosome-associated-trafficking regulator 1 isoform X8 has translation MSGYARRQGAPPLSRTRSLVVPDGDKLEDLEEANPFSFKEFLKTKNLSLSKEDTTTSRIYPKEASRHPLGLDHSPPASQPMGYGLEYQQPFFEDPTRASNLEEDEEDGWNRAYLPSAVEQTHSSRATQNSSPCGTYLSFFSNASELAGPESLPAWTLSDTDSRISPASPTGSPNADFAAHEESLGDRHLRTLQISYEALKDENSKLRRKLNEVQSFSETQTEMVRTLERKLEAKMIKEESDFHDLESVVQQVEQNLELMTKRAIKAENHVLKLKQEMNLLQAQLSNFKRENEALRSGQGASLTVVKQNTDVALQNLHVVMNSAHASIKIIFNLFQRTFPLIDMDDDMTLNPASLPVILTPSRRLPQCSWCLEQRH, from the exons ATGTCGGGCTATGCGCGGCGGCAGGGCGCGCCCCCACTATCGCGGACGCGGAGCCTCGTGGTTCCCGACG GTGACAAACTTGAAGACCTTGAGGAAGCCAATCCATTCTCCTTCAAAGAGTTTTTGAAAACCAAGAACCTCAGCCTGTCAAAAGAAGACACAACCACCAGTCGGATTTACCCGAAG GAAGCCTCAAGGCACCCACTGGGACTGGACCACAGCCCCCCCGCCTCCCAGCCCATGGGATATGGCCTGGAATATCAGCAGCCATTTTTTGAAGACCCAACAAGAGCCAGCAACttagaggaggatgaagaagatggGTGGAATAGAGCCTACCTGCCATCTGCCGTGGAGCAGACTCATTCCTCTAGAGCTACACAGAATTCATCACCCTGTGGCACctacctttcctttttttccaacGCATCAGAGCTGGCAGGTCCCGAGTCTTTGCCCGCATGGACGCTGAGTGACACTGACTCCAGGATCTCTCCAGCGTCTCCCACTGGGAGTCCAAATGCAGACTTTGCAGCTCATGAAGAATCCCTAGGGGACAGACACCTGCGGACGCTGCAGATAAGTTACGAAGCA ctGAAAGATGAAAACTCTAAGCTCAGAAGAAAGCTAAATGAGGTTCAGAGCTTCTCTGAAACTCAAACAGAAAT GGTGAGGACGCTTGAACGGAAGCTGGAGGCGAAGATGATCAAGGAGGAGAGTGACTTCCATGACCTCGAGTCGGTAGTCCAGCAAGTCGAACAGAACCTCGAACTGATGACC AAACGGGCTATAAAAGCAGAAAATCATGTCTTGAAGCTGAAACAGGAAATGAATTTACTCCAG GCACAGCTCTCAAACTTCAAGCGAGAAAATGAAGCCCTTCGGTCAGGCCAGGGTGCCAGCCTTACCGTGGTGAAGCAGAACACCGATGTGGCCTTGCAGAACCTCCATGTTGTCATGAACAGTGCACATGCATCCATAAA gattatttttaaTCTGTTTCAGAGAACCTTCCCACTAATAGATATGGATGATGACATGACTCTGAATCCAGCTTCTTTACCTGTTATACTTACCCCATCCAGGAGACTGCCACAGT GCAGCTGGTGTCTGGAGCAGAGACACTGA
- the Entr1 gene encoding endosome-associated-trafficking regulator 1 isoform X7, translated as MSGYARRQGAPPLSRTRSLVVPDDFGYGKGKCTKQGPSGAHETRFGGDKLEDLEEANPFSFKEFLKTKNLSLSKEDTTTSRIYPKEASRHPLGLDHSPPASQPMGYGLEYQQPFFEDPTRASNLEEDEEDGWNRAYLPSAVEQTHSSRATQNSSPCGTYLSFFSNASELAGPESLPAWTLSDTDSRISPASPTGSPNADFAAHEESLGDRHLRTLQISYEALKDENSKLRRKLNEVQSFSETQTEMVRTLERKLEAKMIKEESDFHDLESVVQQVEQNLELMTKRAIKAENHVLKLKQEMNLLQAQLSNFKRENEALRSGQGASLTVVKQNTDVALQNLHVVMNSAHASIKQLVSGAETLNLVAEILKSIDRITEVKDEADS; from the exons ATGTCGGGCTATGCGCGGCGGCAGGGCGCGCCCCCACTATCGCGGACGCGGAGCCTCGTGGTTCCCGACG ATTTTGGCTATGGAAAGGGGAAATGTACTAAACAAGGTCCGTCGGGAGCCCATGAGACGCGCTTTGGAG GTGACAAACTTGAAGACCTTGAGGAAGCCAATCCATTCTCCTTCAAAGAGTTTTTGAAAACCAAGAACCTCAGCCTGTCAAAAGAAGACACAACCACCAGTCGGATTTACCCGAAG GAAGCCTCAAGGCACCCACTGGGACTGGACCACAGCCCCCCCGCCTCCCAGCCCATGGGATATGGCCTGGAATATCAGCAGCCATTTTTTGAAGACCCAACAAGAGCCAGCAACttagaggaggatgaagaagatggGTGGAATAGAGCCTACCTGCCATCTGCCGTGGAGCAGACTCATTCCTCTAGAGCTACACAGAATTCATCACCCTGTGGCACctacctttcctttttttccaacGCATCAGAGCTGGCAGGTCCCGAGTCTTTGCCCGCATGGACGCTGAGTGACACTGACTCCAGGATCTCTCCAGCGTCTCCCACTGGGAGTCCAAATGCAGACTTTGCAGCTCATGAAGAATCCCTAGGGGACAGACACCTGCGGACGCTGCAGATAAGTTACGAAGCA ctGAAAGATGAAAACTCTAAGCTCAGAAGAAAGCTAAATGAGGTTCAGAGCTTCTCTGAAACTCAAACAGAAAT GGTGAGGACGCTTGAACGGAAGCTGGAGGCGAAGATGATCAAGGAGGAGAGTGACTTCCATGACCTCGAGTCGGTAGTCCAGCAAGTCGAACAGAACCTCGAACTGATGACC AAACGGGCTATAAAAGCAGAAAATCATGTCTTGAAGCTGAAACAGGAAATGAATTTACTCCAG GCACAGCTCTCAAACTTCAAGCGAGAAAATGAAGCCCTTCGGTCAGGCCAGGGTGCCAGCCTTACCGTGGTGAAGCAGAACACCGATGTGGCCTTGCAGAACCTCCATGTTGTCATGAACAGTGCACATGCATCCATAAA GCAGCTGGTGTCTGGAGCAGAGACACTGAACCTTGTTGCTGAAATCCTCAAGTCTATCGACAGAATTACTGAGGTTAAAGATGAGGCAgactcctga
- the Entr1 gene encoding endosome-associated-trafficking regulator 1 isoform X9, with the protein MSGYARRQGAPPLSRTRSLVVPDGDKLEDLEEANPFSFKEFLKTKNLSLSKEDTTTSRIYPKEASRHPLGLDHSPPASQPMGYGLEYQQPFFEDPTRASNLEEDEEDGWNRAYLPSAVEQTHSSRATQNSSPCGTYLSFFSNASELAGPESLPAWTLSDTDSRISPASPTGSPNADFAAHEESLGDRHLRTLQISYEALKDENSKLRRKLNEVQSFSETQTEMVRTLERKLEAKMIKEESDFHDLESVVQQVEQNLELMTKRAIKAENHVLKLKQEMNLLQAQLSNFKRENEALRSGQGASLTVVKQNTDVALQNLHVVMNSAHASIKQLVSGAETLNLVAEILKSIDRITEVKDEADS; encoded by the exons ATGTCGGGCTATGCGCGGCGGCAGGGCGCGCCCCCACTATCGCGGACGCGGAGCCTCGTGGTTCCCGACG GTGACAAACTTGAAGACCTTGAGGAAGCCAATCCATTCTCCTTCAAAGAGTTTTTGAAAACCAAGAACCTCAGCCTGTCAAAAGAAGACACAACCACCAGTCGGATTTACCCGAAG GAAGCCTCAAGGCACCCACTGGGACTGGACCACAGCCCCCCCGCCTCCCAGCCCATGGGATATGGCCTGGAATATCAGCAGCCATTTTTTGAAGACCCAACAAGAGCCAGCAACttagaggaggatgaagaagatggGTGGAATAGAGCCTACCTGCCATCTGCCGTGGAGCAGACTCATTCCTCTAGAGCTACACAGAATTCATCACCCTGTGGCACctacctttcctttttttccaacGCATCAGAGCTGGCAGGTCCCGAGTCTTTGCCCGCATGGACGCTGAGTGACACTGACTCCAGGATCTCTCCAGCGTCTCCCACTGGGAGTCCAAATGCAGACTTTGCAGCTCATGAAGAATCCCTAGGGGACAGACACCTGCGGACGCTGCAGATAAGTTACGAAGCA ctGAAAGATGAAAACTCTAAGCTCAGAAGAAAGCTAAATGAGGTTCAGAGCTTCTCTGAAACTCAAACAGAAAT GGTGAGGACGCTTGAACGGAAGCTGGAGGCGAAGATGATCAAGGAGGAGAGTGACTTCCATGACCTCGAGTCGGTAGTCCAGCAAGTCGAACAGAACCTCGAACTGATGACC AAACGGGCTATAAAAGCAGAAAATCATGTCTTGAAGCTGAAACAGGAAATGAATTTACTCCAG GCACAGCTCTCAAACTTCAAGCGAGAAAATGAAGCCCTTCGGTCAGGCCAGGGTGCCAGCCTTACCGTGGTGAAGCAGAACACCGATGTGGCCTTGCAGAACCTCCATGTTGTCATGAACAGTGCACATGCATCCATAAA GCAGCTGGTGTCTGGAGCAGAGACACTGAACCTTGTTGCTGAAATCCTCAAGTCTATCGACAGAATTACTGAGGTTAAAGATGAGGCAgactcctga